Sequence from the Pecten maximus chromosome 8, xPecMax1.1, whole genome shotgun sequence genome:
ttttctcgtaataacgacttttttctcgttataacgactttattttctcgtaataacgactttattttctcgtaataacgactttttTTCTCgtgataacaattttttttcttgttataACGACTTTattttctcgtaataacgactttattttctcgtaataacgactttattttctcgtaataacgactttttttctcgtaataacgactttttctcgtaataacgacttattttctcgtaataacgactttttTTTCGTAATAatgactttttatttttattttcgcCACTTCAAATTTGACCTCTCTCGGCTTTCGTAAAATCTGAAGGGTGCTGATGACATGTTAATACCGACTGCATCCAGCAAGATTGTCAGAAAATTACTAATTTATACATCTTAGATAATTAgttcatttaatattttatgtacatgtatgttttcaAGTCACAGATAGTTGGTTTTTACTGCTGTACTCTTCCCTTTCTGAGAGCTAGCTAGAAGCATGAATTAAATTCACCAGAGATCTCTAGTTATATTACCATTTGAAAAAAAGGCTGCATGGATTAATATAGCATGACATATACTGATTGGATACTTTCGCTGATATATATGATGTTCAGGAATCAATTCATAACTTAAAGAGGATATTAATGTTCGCTATAATCAATAAGATATTAAAGTAGTGGAAAAGCAGAAAATCAAGTTTTGAGACCAGACTAGACCAGAATTTGGGACCCTACTAGATCAGGCCATGTTTTATTGTATGCCCATTCAATTTTTTGgaatgtgtacagtatatattattggatttttattgttgtgGTTATGGTTATTGACTGATGTCATTATGTGCTCAAAATCCTGAAACAGAGCCACTGTGTAAAGGAAGTTTGtcaaatataaatcaatgttaGAGCATACCAGATTTTTTTAATCCACTGTATATCCATCACTATAGTCCATGCAaaaacatcacagtaaaatCAAATATCACTCATTCCTCACGTCGCTCATTAGTTTCACCATATGTGTGCCCAAATCTGACACACCTGCAACAGACAGACATATTCTTGGTGTCTAAAAGGTCTGTCTGATCAATGTCTATAGTCATTCAGGCTAATCTATCTCGCATATATGTTCATTGTTAGTATAGAAATGCTACTGTttaatgaaataagaaaatatcaGGAAAGCTAGCTATAGCAATGTATGCATTGTGGCTCTGCAACAATTACgcaatttatataattaccagcTGGTGCTTCATTTGATTTATGATctcataaactaaacaaaataaaaggttAATCCTTTAATAGGATTATGAATTCTGCCTTAGTACTTAAAAAGGATGTAGAATGCACATGTTACAATAGAAAGctctgtacaatgtacaattcAGTTTTTAGTTCATTGAGAAGTTTAATTACTGTGTCTGGAAATGGATGTAAATGAAATATACTTGTCTATATTCTTTTCCCCTTTATTTGCAGGATATGCAAATGAAGTTGGGGAATCTTTCCGAGCTCAAGTGCCTGTGAATGCTGTGAGATTTAGCTATATTGTTGCTAGTGGATATGTTGTGGCTGATGCTATCCATAAAGGAAAAGAGGCTTCAGTAGTGAGTTGGTAAATCTGGCTATAGTCAGCCTGAAACCCTATGAGAGTGTATAGTTGCTACAGATATTGGAATTATGAACGACCTGTACGTTGTGAACAAGTCAAttttacacatttaaaaaaataaaaaaggccAAATGTACTACAAAAAAAAGACTAGCAGGTCTTGGAAAATGTGGTTACATGAATCATGTAAGTGgggatacatgtacaattgtagtGTAATACTGTTGATTTGCTAATTAGCAATATTAAATAGAGCTTCTTGAAGAAAACATAAATAGTACATTGATTCTTTTTATCtactttttaattttgatagCATTATTAATTCTCCTTCTACTgttgtattacaccaaactaATATTGTTAAGGTGATATTAAAGAAATTGTCAGAAGCTTGATTCCCACAAATCTAGCTAAAAGAACGCTAGTGATACCTAAATATAGTTTTCgtttgacattttttgtttgcATAGATTAcacatttttactttttttttcaagtttggattatttacagtatacaataaaatgtatatcaataagtGGACAGAACATGTCATCACTAAAACTTTGCTTACCCCCACAGTTACATTTAAATGTAGAACAGCATATATAGCTGCAAAAATGTTATGCAAATCTTAGCATCTTttaacagtttatatataattgtaattattatttacttTCATATCTTCTCTTTTCAATAATATTtgctatatactgtacatttgtatattgataaaGCAATTAATTGAAACAAGAATTGTTTGCCATTTGTAAATGAATTTGTTGTTTcataataatgattaaaatctGTTATAAATTTCAGAAAACTTGGGAAAATGATGGACAGAAATCATCACAAGTGCGATGGGCAGTACTGGACACATTACTGTGGCAAGGGCTGGCCTCTGTAGTGATACCGGGCTTTACTATCAACCGGATATGTGCTCTTAGTGCATATGTACTGAGAAAGAATTCCCAGCTTCCAAGTACAACCAGGAAATGGGCTACCACAATAATTGGACTGGCCTGTATACCATTTATCATCAAACCTATTGATATGTCTGTGGATGTTCTAATGGAGAACACAGTACGGAGGTGGTATCATATAGGACCAGTAATGGAAACTGTGGTTCACCATGACCGAAATGATTAATTTTTTATACAGCTATTATTACAAGAAATATGGAATTTTCTTTAGTCTTAAATCAGTTTGATGCAAGACTAATGAAAGTTTCACATACACCTGTTCCAGGGAATTTTATTGTAgctttatatgtttttttctagTCCAATCTAATAATTACCAAGGCTTTTTTCTGAAAGCTGCCAGCAAAACCAGTTTTTTAATTCCTGTAgaaaatatacaatgttaaGTATGTGTGAATTTAATTTTTATACCCAGTGTtgatgatttaaataaaaaatgattatgccaaaattaacaaaacagtAATTTACAACAATTTTCCTCaaacagtatatacagtatatatttataataaatgttttaaactttaatttaaGTTTCTATAGATTgaagataaatgtatatatgtatagtggAGAGCTCAGACTTGAAAATGTAGCCTTGTAGTAGGGCATGCCAAAGCTAGAGAGAGAGGTTGATAGTTTATTATCCAGTACGGAGCAATGTGTAGTTACTTGCATGTTCCCAATGATATAAGCTGGATTAAATCCATGTAATAATTAGTATGTAACGATGAGATGGTAATATTATTGATTTTCATTGATcagatatatacatttgaagaagttttattttaatttaaacattttttagaGTTGATATATCACTGATTATCAACTATTTCTTTATGTTTTAATGGAAGAGGAAAAAATACTTTCATAGAATTTCACTGTTTTCAAGtattaatacaatatgtaaaccCTGAGATTATCTATCTGTTAAAGTGATATTCTGCACAAGTAGTAAAATCTGTGGCTCTGGTTAAGAACTCTGTAAAGACTTAAAACTATTGTCaacattacatgtatgtaaagtatTGGGTAAATACACAAGTATGTGTACTATAATTTCTGCTGGGGTTCGTTGAAATGTCATTGCATTGTTAGGCTGATCGTTCCTGTTTATTTGTGAtttgtgtgtacaaatatttcatactgTTAGGCAAACAAGGCAAACAGTTGAAGCAAAGTGAACATTTATAAATCAATCTAGATAGATTTATAAAGAATTTCTTTAAGTTAGGTatcatatgtttgtttatatggtgAATTGAGGCATAAAATACCTACAAGATGCTATTGTACACATTTTATAAAACGTATAGAATGTTCTTTAAGAGGTTT
This genomic interval carries:
- the LOC117333141 gene encoding mitochondrial fission process protein 1-like, whose product is MSEIPQERMNAKKEGTDIFRDTPVRYLGYANEVGESFRAQVPVNAVRFSYIVASGYVVADAIHKGKEASVKTWENDGQKSSQVRWAVLDTLLWQGLASVVIPGFTINRICALSAYVLRKNSQLPSTTRKWATTIIGLACIPFIIKPIDMSVDVLMENTVRRWYHIGPVMETVVHHDRND